One window from the genome of Nomascus leucogenys isolate Asia chromosome 12, Asia_NLE_v1, whole genome shotgun sequence encodes:
- the PPM1J gene encoding protein phosphatase 1J has protein sequence MLNRVRSAVAHLVSSGGAPPPRPKSPDLPNAASAPPAAAPEAPRSPPAKAGSGSATPAKAVEARASFSRPTFLQLSPGGLRRADDHAGRAVQSPPDTGRRLPWSTGYAEVINAGKSRHNEDQACCEVVYVEGRRSVTGVPREPSRGQGLCFYYWGLFDGHAGGGAAEMASRLLHRHIREQLKDLVEILQDPSPPPLCLPTTPGTPASSDPSHLLGPQSCWSSQKEVTHESLVVGAIENAFQLMDEQMARERRGHQVEGGCCALVVIYLLGKVYVANAGDSRAIIVRNGEIIPMSREFTPETERQRLQLLGFLKPELLGSEFTHLEFPRRVLPKELGQRMLYRDQNMTGWAYKKIELEDLRFPLVCGEGKKARVMATIGVTRGLGDHNLKVCSSTLPIKPFLSCFPEVRVYDLTQYEHCPDDVLVLGTDGLWDVTTDCEVAATVDRVLSAYEPNDHSRYTALAQALVLGARGTPRDRGWRLPNNKLGSGDDISVFVIPLGGPGSYS, from the exons ATGCTAAACCGGGTGCGCTCGGCCGTGGCGCACCTGGTGAGCTCCGGGGGCGCTCCGCCTCCGCGCCCCAAATCCCCGGACCTGCCCAACGCCGCCTCGGCGCCGCCCGCCGCCGCTCCAGAAGCGCCCAGGAGCCCTCCCGCGAAGGCTGGGAGCGGGAGTGCAACGCCCGCGAAGGCTGTTGAGGCTCGAGCGAGCTTCTCCAGACCGACCTTTCTGCAGCTGAGCCCCGGGGGGCTGCGACGCGCCGATGACCACGCGGGCCGGGCTGTGCAAAGCCCCCCGGACACGGGCCGCCGCCTGCCCTGGAGCACAGGCTACGCCGA GGTCATCAATGCTGGCAAGAGTCGGCACAATGAGGACCAGGCTTGCTGTGAAGTGGTGTATGTGGAAGGTCGGAGGAGTGTTACAGGAGTACCTAGGGAGCCTAGCCGAGGCCAG GGACTCTGCTTCTACTACTGGGGCCTATTTGATGGGCATGCAGGGGGCGGAGCTGCTGAAATGGCCTCACGGCTCCTGCATCGCCATATCCGAGAGCAGCTAAAGGACCTGGTAGAGATACTTCAGGACCCTTCGCCACCACCCCTCTGCCTCCCGACCACCCCGGGGACCCCAGCTTCCTCCGATCCCTCTCACTTGCTTGGCCCTCAGTCCTGCTGGTCTTCACAGAAGGAAGTGACCCACGAGAGCCTGGTAGTGGGGGCCATTGAGAATGCCTTCCAGCTCATG GATGAGCAGATGGCCCGGGAGCGGCGTGGCCACCAAGTGGAGGGGGGCTGCTGTGCACTGGTTGTGATCTACCTGCTAGGCAAGGTGTACGTGGCCAATGCAGGCGATAGCAG GGCCATCATTGTCCGGAATGGTGAAATCATTCCAATGTCCCGGGAGTTTACCCCAGAGACTGAGCGCCAGCGTCTTCAGCTGCTT GGCTTCCTGAAACCAGAGCTGCTAGGCAGTGAATTCACCCACCTTGAGTTCCCCCGCAGAGTTCTGCCCAAGGAGCTGGGGCAGAGGATGTTGTACCGGGACCAGAACATGACCGGCTG GGCCTACAAAAAGATCGAGCTGGAGGATCTCAGGTTTCCTCTGGTCTGTGGGGAGGGCAAAAAG GCTCGGGTGATGGCCACCATTGGGGTGACCCGAGGCTTGGGAGACCACAACCTTAAGGTCTGCAGTTCCACCCTGCCCATCAAGCCctttctctcctgcttccctGAG GTACGAGTGTATGACCTGACACAATATGAGCACTGCCCAGATGATGTGCTAGTCCTGGGAACAGATGGCCTGTGGGATGTCACTACTGACTGTGAAGTAGCCGCCACTGTGGACAGGGTGCTGTCGGCCTATGAGCCCAATGACCACAGCAG GTATACAGCTCTGGCCCAAGCTCTGGTCCTGGGGGCCCGGGGTACCCCCCGGGACCGTGGCTGGCGTCTCCCCAACAACAAGCTGGGTTCCGGGGATGACATCTCTGTCTTCGTCATCCCCCTGGGAGGGCCAGGCAGTTACTCCTGA